In one Desulfoferula mesophila genomic region, the following are encoded:
- a CDS encoding ABC transporter ATP-binding protein, giving the protein MNMLEVKGLCKSFGDIKIICGIDLAVEKGQRHAIIGPNGAGKTTFFNLLSGHYKPTAGDIYFKGHKISGLQPYRINRLGLGRSFQITNVFPGLTVLENVRSVVLSRHGVRFNFWSTVAGMEEINRECMDILEQIGLAGRADHLAGEMAYGEQRALEIGLVLASQPEMILLDEPTAGMSIDETREAVKLVDRVTKGKTLMIIEHDMEVVFSLADVITVISYGEVLASGTPEEIRNHPRVREAYLGTGTVC; this is encoded by the coding sequence ATGAATATGTTGGAGGTCAAGGGCCTGTGTAAATCTTTCGGCGATATCAAGATCATCTGCGGCATCGACTTGGCCGTGGAGAAGGGACAGCGTCACGCCATCATCGGGCCCAACGGCGCGGGCAAGACCACCTTTTTCAACCTGCTCAGCGGCCACTACAAGCCCACCGCCGGGGATATATATTTCAAGGGTCACAAGATAAGCGGGCTGCAGCCTTATCGGATCAACCGCCTAGGCCTGGGCCGCTCCTTCCAGATCACCAACGTTTTCCCCGGGCTCACCGTCTTGGAGAACGTGCGCTCGGTGGTGCTCTCGCGCCACGGGGTGCGCTTCAACTTCTGGAGCACCGTGGCGGGCATGGAGGAGATCAACCGGGAGTGCATGGACATCCTGGAGCAGATCGGCCTGGCCGGGCGGGCCGACCACCTGGCCGGAGAAATGGCCTACGGCGAGCAGCGGGCCCTGGAGATCGGCCTGGTCTTGGCCTCCCAGCCGGAGATGATTCTCCTGGACGAGCCCACCGCGGGCATGAGCATCGACGAGACCCGCGAGGCGGTGAAACTGGTGGACCGGGTGACCAAGGGCAAGACGCTGATGATCATCGAGCATGACATGGAGGTGGTGTTTTCCCTGGCCGACGTGATAACCGTGATCAGCTACGGCGAGGTGCTCGCCAGCGGCACTCCGGAGGAGATACGCAATCATCCCAGGGTCCGTGAAGCTTATCTGGGGACGGGTACGGTATGCTGA
- a CDS encoding ABC transporter ATP-binding protein: protein MLKLDKVNTYYGESHVLFDISLEVNPGEIVALVGRNGVGKTTTMMTIMGLVQPKSGSITFKGKQIAGKAPHQIAMAGLGFVPEERWIFPNLTVHQNLLMGIKPGHMNKPVDDGWSIERAYDSFPRLAERRNQKGGVLSGGEMQMLTIVRSLMGNPDLILIDEPTEGLAPIIVERVNEVIHQINRAGTTVLLVEQKLNVCLDLAQRLYVLSKGDIKWTGTPGELESRQDIRKEFLEV from the coding sequence ATGCTGAAACTGGACAAGGTCAATACCTATTACGGCGAAAGCCACGTGCTCTTCGACATCAGCCTGGAAGTGAACCCGGGCGAGATCGTGGCCTTGGTGGGGCGCAACGGGGTGGGCAAGACCACCACCATGATGACCATCATGGGTCTGGTGCAACCCAAGTCGGGCTCCATTACCTTCAAGGGCAAACAGATCGCGGGCAAGGCTCCCCACCAGATCGCCATGGCCGGGCTGGGTTTCGTGCCCGAGGAGCGCTGGATATTCCCCAACCTTACGGTGCATCAGAACCTGCTCATGGGCATCAAGCCCGGCCACATGAACAAGCCGGTGGATGACGGCTGGAGCATCGAGCGGGCCTACGACAGCTTCCCGCGCCTGGCCGAAAGGCGCAATCAAAAGGGTGGGGTGCTCTCCGGCGGCGAAATGCAGATGCTCACCATCGTGCGCAGCCTCATGGGCAACCCGGACCTGATCCTCATCGACGAGCCCACCGAGGGCCTGGCCCCCATCATCGTGGAACGGGTCAACGAGGTGATCCACCAGATAAACCGGGCCGGGACCACGGTGCTCTTGGTGGAGCAGAAGCTCAACGTCTGCCTGGATCTGGCCCAGCGGCTTTACGTGCTCAGCAAGGGCGACATCAAGTGGACCGGCACCCCCGGCGAATTGGAATCACGCCAGGACATCCGCAAGGAGTTCCTGGAGGTTTGA
- a CDS encoding branched-chain amino acid ABC transporter substrate-binding protein: MVATAAMAGGVVKFGVNEIRSGAFKSNGDRTIWGIEAAVKEANDAGGLLGKKIELVVMDNQMKGEIAVRNVKRMVLEDKCEVIIQGSSSGVGGAIAQTMPRYKKIYLDTNAEAMGITGENFTPYTFRTCMNAGMHVKALAHYFAKKGYKKVFLINQDYSWGHDVAKYYKMFIEKLAPGTKVVGSEFHKVFNKDFGPYISKIQASGADYVISGNWGTDLTQLIVQSRSLGMNLPIGCTFLDDDGVGAVAGDAAIGCVQANMYLLGVNNPRAKEFEDTFHKNSGGKWPSFVIMEAYLGTKMYIEAVKKAGSFDTDKVIKAFEGLSYTGPVGNMTMRKEDHQNQTPAVVGVVKGKTKYYPFAYPTPEMVLPAKDVSLTLEESGWKPYKGK; the protein is encoded by the coding sequence ATGGTGGCCACCGCGGCCATGGCCGGAGGCGTGGTGAAATTCGGGGTTAACGAGATTCGCTCCGGCGCCTTCAAGAGCAACGGCGACCGCACCATTTGGGGCATCGAGGCGGCGGTGAAGGAAGCCAACGACGCCGGCGGCCTGTTGGGCAAGAAGATCGAGCTGGTGGTCATGGACAACCAGATGAAGGGCGAGATCGCGGTGCGCAACGTAAAGCGCATGGTCCTGGAGGACAAGTGCGAGGTCATCATCCAGGGCTCCTCCTCCGGCGTGGGCGGCGCCATCGCCCAGACCATGCCCCGCTACAAGAAGATCTACCTGGACACCAACGCCGAGGCCATGGGCATCACCGGCGAGAACTTCACCCCCTACACCTTCCGCACCTGCATGAACGCGGGCATGCACGTCAAGGCCCTGGCCCACTACTTCGCCAAGAAGGGCTACAAGAAGGTCTTCTTGATCAACCAGGACTACTCCTGGGGTCATGACGTGGCCAAGTACTACAAGATGTTCATCGAGAAGCTGGCTCCGGGCACCAAGGTGGTGGGCAGCGAGTTCCACAAGGTGTTCAACAAGGACTTCGGTCCCTACATCAGCAAGATCCAGGCCTCCGGCGCCGACTACGTGATCAGCGGCAACTGGGGCACCGACCTGACCCAGCTCATCGTGCAGTCCCGCAGCCTGGGCATGAACCTGCCCATCGGCTGCACCTTCTTGGATGACGACGGCGTGGGCGCGGTGGCCGGCGACGCCGCCATCGGCTGCGTGCAGGCCAACATGTACCTGCTAGGCGTGAACAACCCCCGGGCCAAGGAGTTCGAGGACACCTTCCACAAGAACAGCGGCGGCAAGTGGCCCAGCTTCGTGATCATGGAGGCCTACCTGGGCACCAAGATGTACATCGAGGCGGTGAAGAAGGCCGGCAGCTTTGACACCGACAAGGTCATCAAGGCCTTTGAGGGCCTGAGCTACACCGGCCCCGTGGGCAACATGACCATGCGCAAAGAGGACCACCAGAACCAGACTCCGGCGGTGGTCGGCGTGGTGAAGGGCAAGACCAAGTACTACCCCTTCGCCTATCCCACCCCCGAGATGGTGCTCCCCGCCAAGGACGTCAGCCTGACTCTGGAAGAGAGCGGCTGGAAGCCCTACAAGGGCAAGTAA
- a CDS encoding VOC family protein encodes MQAQWHHVGISVADLERALHFYRDLLGFEVVWDHPQRGGPEMAKVVGLEDVKAHMVMLKGYGTHIELFDYLSPKGKAVGSGRQCDYGLIHFALTVTGLQELYDRLVAEGVEFNCPPQVLRPGVLATYMKDPEGVTIELVEYSEGA; translated from the coding sequence ATGCAGGCACAATGGCATCACGTGGGCATCTCGGTGGCCGATCTGGAGCGGGCGCTGCACTTCTACCGGGACTTGCTGGGCTTCGAGGTGGTATGGGATCATCCTCAAAGGGGCGGGCCGGAGATGGCCAAGGTGGTGGGGCTTGAAGACGTCAAGGCCCACATGGTCATGCTCAAGGGCTACGGCACCCACATAGAGCTTTTCGATTACCTCAGCCCCAAGGGCAAGGCGGTGGGCTCGGGCCGCCAGTGCGACTACGGCCTCATTCATTTCGCCCTAACCGTGACCGGGCTGCAAGAGCTCTACGACCGCCTGGTGGCCGAGGGGGTGGAGTTCAACTGCCCGCCCCAGGTGCTGCGTCCCGGGGTCTTGGCCACCTACATGAAGGACCCCGAAGGGGTGACCATAGAACTGGTCGAATACAGCGAGGGGGCTTGA
- a CDS encoding SDR family oxidoreductase, with amino-acid sequence MILQGKRAVVTGGAAGLGLAIATAFAEAGAKVAIWDWQLEVASLPPDKFPITAKVDVSSGEMVAAAAAEVLATWGGLDILVNNAGICIPGTVEELSESDWDRVMAVNLKGTFLCSKAFAPAMKKQGAGKIINLGSISGKMGGIVAGSAYSASKAGIMCLTMSLARELSPFGINVNAMAPGVIATDMSKGLSQGDYTSYKQTIPLGRVGEAKEVAALARFLAGPDSDYLTGEIIDINGGQFMD; translated from the coding sequence ATGATCTTGCAGGGCAAGAGGGCCGTGGTGACCGGCGGAGCCGCCGGCCTGGGGCTGGCCATCGCCACCGCCTTTGCCGAGGCGGGGGCCAAGGTGGCCATCTGGGACTGGCAACTGGAGGTGGCCTCGCTGCCGCCTGATAAATTTCCCATCACCGCCAAGGTGGACGTGTCCTCCGGCGAGATGGTGGCCGCCGCGGCGGCCGAGGTGCTGGCGACCTGGGGCGGCCTGGATATTCTGGTCAACAACGCGGGCATCTGCATTCCCGGCACGGTGGAGGAACTCAGCGAGAGCGACTGGGACCGGGTGATGGCCGTGAACCTCAAGGGCACCTTCTTGTGCTCCAAGGCCTTTGCCCCGGCCATGAAGAAACAGGGCGCGGGCAAGATCATCAACCTGGGCTCCATTTCAGGCAAGATGGGCGGCATCGTGGCGGGCAGCGCCTACAGCGCCTCCAAGGCGGGCATCATGTGCCTGACCATGTCCCTGGCCCGGGAGCTGTCCCCCTTTGGGATCAACGTCAACGCCATGGCTCCGGGGGTGATCGCCACGGACATGAGCAAGGGCCTGTCCCAGGGCGACTACACCTCCTACAAGCAGACCATCCCCTTGGGCCGGGTGGGCGAGGCCAAGGAAGTGGCCGCCCTGGCCCGTTTTTTGGCCGGGCCGGACAGCGACTACCTCACCGGCGAGATTATCGACATCAACGGTGGCCAGTTTATGGACTAG